From Qipengyuania psychrotolerans:
CGTCCAAACCCTCAAGGTTTCACTTTCGCAGGCTTGACGTCCAAACCCTGGCACGATGCAGCCGATTTCGACTGGGTTGCAGGGTTCGAAAATTCAGTAGACGCGATTACCGAGGAGTTCGAGCGCGTAAACGCGCGCTACCGTGAAGGCATCCGGAAATACAAATATGCAGGTCTCGATGGCGGGCACTGGAAGAGTTTCCAGTTCGTAACGCGTCATAGGGAATTGACGGAAAACGCGGAACTCTGCCCGATTACGACGAGTCTCCTGAAGACCATTCCTCACTACCCCTCGTTCCGCGATGCCATGTTTTCGATCCTAGATGGCGGAGGCGTGATTAGACCGCACCGCGACGTTTCGAACGTTTTCCTTACTATGCACCTTCCCCTGATCGTGCCGGGGAACGGGTTCATGGAGGTCGCAGGCCTGCGAAAAGAATGGCGCAAGGGCGAAGCGATGATCTTCGATTCTTCCTACCATCATCAGGCGCAGAATAACGCGGATTCTCCCCGCGTCGTTCTGCTCGTCGATTTCCTGCATCCGGAACTGACCGAAAAAGAGGCGGCCTGGGTCACCGCCTCGCGGCTCTAACCGATGAAGCTGGAGGACAACCTGCAAGCGCATGGCTTTCAAGCGCTCTTGCCCAAGTTCCCCGGCTTGAGGGCGA
This genomic window contains:
- a CDS encoding aspartyl/asparaginyl beta-hydroxylase domain-containing protein, with amino-acid sequence MDGLRAFKRIFAFLLAQAGLLLAGMIFHALEIVRHAPASLPVITEMLFGALTLMILRLAWPMASSSIELFWGTSVKLLVKRWMHPSLTIGAIACLVCAAVLAIGGGSEVALAVAQTIAVGAFLVPFAISCALLISAIRRLRAYRNGIGMMTANAGSAAGLQRAKASISSELGESETTVRPNPQGFTFAGLTSKPWHDAADFDWVAGFENSVDAITEEFERVNARYREGIRKYKYAGLDGGHWKSFQFVTRHRELTENAELCPITTSLLKTIPHYPSFRDAMFSILDGGGVIRPHRDVSNVFLTMHLPLIVPGNGFMEVAGLRKEWRKGEAMIFDSSYHHQAQNNADSPRVVLLVDFLHPELTEKEAAWVTASRL